The proteins below come from a single Triticum aestivum cultivar Chinese Spring chromosome 5D, IWGSC CS RefSeq v2.1, whole genome shotgun sequence genomic window:
- the LOC123125217 gene encoding protein DETOXIFICATION 49 yields MATCHCSEPAQCLHRALLAPYPRLQDRKRTKVPAGDGVLAEVASILCLTAPIVGAGILLYLRSLVSMVFLGRLGQLPLAGGSLALGFANITGYSVLSGLAGGMDPVCGQAFGAGRTDLLRAALRRTVVLLLLASVPISVLWVAMHRVLVATGQDPDIASTAYAYILCSLPDLAVQSFLHPLRIYLRAQSVTLPLTYAAAAAVLLHVPINFVLVDVLGLGIRGVALGAVCTNLNFLLFIVAYVCFFGMYGHDEGETKASVAAAEEEGAKEWWTLVRLSVHSCMSVCLEWWWYEIMVLLCGVLADPKAAVAAMGVLIQTTSLIYIFPHSLGCAVSTRVGHELGARRPERARLVARVGLGLGAVLGLVACAFAVSVRGVWARMFTADDAILRLTAAALPLLGLAELGNCPQTTGCGVLRGSARPEKAARINVSAFYGVGMPVALLLAFRPGRLDFRGMWGGMLAAQLVCAALMLRAVVATDWEEQTERARELTGGNAGDVVDGGKRKHAEAAKADADNSSLVLADCV; encoded by the coding sequence ATGGCCACCTGCCACTGCTCGGAGCCGGCGCAATGCCTCCACCGGGCCCTGCTCGCGCCGTACCCCAGGCTGCAGGACCGCAAGAGGACCAAGGTGCCCGCCGGCGATGGCGTTCTGGCCGAGGTGGCCTCCATCCTCTGCCTCACGGCGCCGATCGTCGGCGCGGGGATCCTCCTCTACCTGCGCTCCCTCGTGTCGATGGTGTTTCTTGGCCGCCTCGGCCAGCTCCCGCTCGCCGGCGGCTCCCTCGCGCTCGGCTTCGCCAACATCACCGGCTACTCCGTGCTCTCCGGCCTCGCCGGCGGCATGGACCCCGTCTGCGGCCAGGCCTTCGGCGCCGGCCGGACGGACCTCCTCCGCGCGGCGCTCCGCCGCACCGTCGTGCTGCTCCTCCTCGCGTCCGTCCCCATCAGCGTGCTCTGGGTCGCCATGCACCGCGTCCTCGTCGCCACTGGCCAGGACCCGGACATCGCCTCCACGGCGTACGCCTACATCCTCTGCtccctccccgacctcgccgtgcagTCATTTCTCCACCCGCTCCGCATTTACCTCCGCGCGCAGTCCGTCACGCTCCCGCTCACCTACGCGGCGGCGGCCGCCGTGCTCCTCCACGTGCCCATCAACTTCGTCCTCGTGGACGTGCTCGGTCTCGGCATCCGCGGCGTCGCCCTCGGCGCCGTCTGCACCAACCTGAATTTCCTGCTGTTCATCGTGGCGTACGTGTGCTTCTTCGGAATGTACGGCCACGACGAGGGCGAGACGAAAGCGTCCGTGGCGGCGGCCGAGGAGGAGGGCGCCAAGGAGTGGTGGACCTTGGTGAGGTTGTCCGTGCACAGCTGCATGTCGGTCTGCTTGGAGTGGTGGTGGTACGAGATCATGGTGCTCCTCTGCGGCGTGCTCGCCGACCcaaaggcggcggtggcggccatgGGGGTGCTGATCCAGACCACATCGCTCATATACATCTTCCCGCACTCCCTCGGCTGCGCGGTGTCCACGCGCGTCGGCCACGAGCTCGGCGCCCGCCGGCCAGAACGTGCGCGCCTCGTGGCGCGCGTCGGGCTCGGTCTCGGCGCGGTGCTAGGCCTCGTGGCATGCGCATTCGCGGTGTCCGTGCGGGGCGTGTGGGCGCGGATGTTCACCGCGGACGATGCCATCCTGCGGCTCACGGCCGCGGCGCTGCCGCTGCTGGGGTTGGCCGAGCTGGGCAATTGCCCGCAGACGACAGGGTGCGGCGTGCTGCGCGGCAGCGCGCGCCCCGAGAAGGCGGCGAGGATCAACGTCTCGGCGTTCTACGGCGTGGGCATGCCCGTGGCGCTGCTGCTGGCATTCCGGCCAGGGCGGCTCGACTTCCGCGGGATGTGGGGCGGCATGCTGGCCGCGCAGCTGGTGTGCGCCGCGCTGATGCTGCGCGCCGTGGTGGCGACGGACTGGGAGGAGCAGACGGAGCGCGCGCGCGAGCTCACCGGCGGCAATGCCGGCGATGTTGTGGACGGCGGCAAGAGAAAGCATGCAGAAGCGGCCAAAGCAGATGCCGACAACTCATCGCTCGTGCTGGCCGACTGTGTGTAG